A part of Streptomyces sp. NBC_01235 genomic DNA contains:
- a CDS encoding GH1 family beta-glucosidase, giving the protein MPEPVTPVTFPPAFLWGAATSAYQIEGAVREDGRTPSIWDTFSHTPGKTAGGEHGDIAVDHYHRYRDDVALMAELGLTAYRFSISWSRVQPTGRGPAVQVGLDFYRRLVDELLAVGIKPAVTLYHWDLPQELEDAGGWPERDTAFRFAEYAQIVGEALGDRVENWITLNEPWCSAFLGYASGVHAPGRTDPAASLKAAHHLNLAHGLGTSALRAAMPARNSVAISLNSSVVRPLSPGDPADLAAVRKIDDLANGVFHDPILRGAYPETLLAATSSLTDWSYVLDGDLRAINQPLDALGLNYYTPTLVSAADTTVKGPRSDGHGASDHSPWPAADDVAFHQTPGDRTEMGWTIDPTGLHELIMRYTREAPGLPLYVTENGAAYDDKPDPDGRVHDPERIAYLHGHLSAVRRAIADGADVRGYYLWSLLDNFEWAYGYEKRFGAVYVDYATLARTPKSSARWYGEAARTGTLPDVETA; this is encoded by the coding sequence ATGCCTGAGCCCGTTACTCCGGTGACCTTTCCTCCCGCCTTCCTCTGGGGCGCCGCGACGTCCGCGTACCAGATCGAGGGGGCGGTGCGGGAGGACGGCCGCACCCCGTCGATCTGGGACACCTTCAGCCATACACCGGGGAAGACGGCCGGTGGCGAGCACGGTGACATCGCTGTCGACCACTACCACCGCTATCGCGACGACGTGGCGCTGATGGCGGAGCTGGGCCTCACGGCGTACCGCTTCTCGATCTCCTGGTCCCGGGTCCAGCCGACGGGCCGCGGTCCCGCGGTGCAGGTGGGCCTGGACTTCTACCGCCGTCTGGTGGACGAGCTGCTGGCGGTGGGCATCAAGCCGGCCGTCACGCTCTACCACTGGGACCTCCCGCAGGAGCTGGAGGACGCGGGCGGCTGGCCGGAGCGGGACACGGCGTTCCGGTTCGCGGAGTACGCGCAGATCGTCGGGGAGGCGCTCGGCGACCGTGTGGAGAACTGGATCACGCTGAACGAGCCGTGGTGCAGCGCGTTCCTGGGCTACGCGTCCGGGGTGCACGCGCCGGGCCGCACGGACCCGGCGGCGTCGTTGAAGGCGGCCCACCATCTGAACCTGGCGCACGGTCTGGGCACTTCGGCGCTGCGCGCGGCCATGCCGGCCCGCAACTCGGTCGCGATCAGCCTCAACTCGTCGGTGGTGCGCCCGCTTTCCCCGGGCGATCCGGCGGACCTGGCGGCGGTCCGGAAGATCGACGACCTGGCGAACGGCGTCTTCCACGACCCGATCCTGCGGGGCGCGTACCCGGAGACGCTGCTGGCGGCGACCTCGTCGCTGACGGACTGGTCGTACGTCCTGGACGGCGATCTGCGCGCCATCAACCAGCCGCTGGACGCTCTGGGGTTGAACTACTACACGCCCACGCTGGTCTCGGCGGCGGACACCACCGTGAAGGGGCCGCGCTCGGACGGCCACGGCGCGAGCGACCACTCCCCGTGGCCGGCCGCGGACGACGTCGCCTTCCACCAGACCCCCGGCGACCGCACCGAGATGGGCTGGACGATCGACCCGACGGGCCTGCACGAGCTGATCATGCGCTACACCCGGGAGGCGCCGGGCCTGCCGCTGTATGTGACGGAGAACGGCGCGGCCTACGACGACAAGCCCGACCCCGACGGCCGCGTCCACGACCCGGAGCGCATCGCCTACCTGCACGGCCACCTCTCGGCAGTCCGCCGTGCCATCGCCGACGGCGCGGACGTCCGGGGCTACTACCTGTGGTCCCTGCTGGACAACTTCGAGTGGGCGTACGGCTACGAGAAGCGGTTCGGCGCGGTGTACGTGGACTACGCGACCCTGGCCCGCACCCCGAAGTCGAGCGCGCGCTGGTACGGCGAGGCGGCCCGGACGGGGACGCTGCCGGACGTTGAGACGGCCTGA
- a CDS encoding beta-galactosidase codes for MTRSLNISGIAYGGDYNPEQWPEEVWAEDMRLMTEAGVNMVSVNIFSWALLEPSEGVYDFSRLDRVLDMLYTHGIAADLATPTAAPPAWFFRSHPEALPVDRDGRRLSYGSRQTFCPSSPAYREAALRVARALGERYADHPAVVMWHVHNEYGCHNAECFCDTSAEAFRRWLRARYGDDLAALNDAWGTAFWSQWYYDWDEILPPRATGAVPNPTHRLDWRRFCSDELLSLCTAEREVLAEAAPAVPATTNFMVMYNFDALDYWRWAPELDVVSNDHYLRSTDPESEIDIAMSGDLVRSLAGNRPWLLMEHSTGAVNWQPVNRAKTAGELRRNALAHVARGADGIAYFQWRAAKAGAEQWHSAMLPHAGTDSVIWRDVVALGADLKALAEVRGSTGTAETAIVWDWDAKWALELPSQPSESIRHLELVRAWYEPLWRAGVAVDFVRPDADLSAYRLVLAPSLYLVDDAGAANLTAFAERGGTLAVGFHSGAVDENCHVRLGGYPGAFREALGVRTDELFPLLPGETVGLDAGGTGSLWSERVRPDGAEAVASYTNGPLAGVPAVMRHDHGTGTAWYLATLPDPDTLATLLERVRGEAGVRPVVSGVPEGIEAVRRRGPDADYLFLIDHRGDGAEVPVSADATELLTGKRLEAGTVTVPPGGVVVVREITTGPTGRS; via the coding sequence GTGACGCGCTCTTTGAACATCTCCGGCATCGCCTACGGCGGCGACTACAACCCCGAGCAGTGGCCCGAGGAGGTCTGGGCCGAGGACATGCGGCTCATGACCGAGGCCGGCGTCAACATGGTCAGCGTCAACATCTTCTCGTGGGCGCTGCTCGAACCGTCCGAGGGCGTGTACGACTTCTCGCGCCTGGACCGCGTTCTCGACATGCTCTACACGCACGGCATCGCCGCCGACCTGGCCACCCCGACGGCCGCGCCACCGGCGTGGTTCTTCAGGTCCCACCCCGAGGCGCTGCCGGTGGACCGCGACGGCCGAAGACTGTCGTACGGCAGCCGCCAGACGTTCTGCCCGAGCAGCCCCGCCTACCGCGAGGCGGCGCTGCGCGTCGCCCGGGCGCTGGGGGAGCGGTACGCCGACCACCCGGCGGTCGTCATGTGGCACGTCCACAACGAGTACGGCTGCCACAACGCGGAGTGCTTCTGCGACACGAGCGCGGAGGCCTTCCGCCGCTGGCTGCGCGCCAGGTACGGCGATGACCTGGCGGCGCTCAACGACGCCTGGGGCACCGCCTTCTGGAGCCAGTGGTACTACGACTGGGACGAGATCCTGCCGCCGCGCGCGACGGGCGCCGTCCCGAACCCCACCCACCGGCTGGACTGGCGCCGCTTCTGCAGCGACGAACTGCTGTCGCTGTGCACGGCGGAGCGGGAGGTCCTGGCGGAGGCGGCCCCCGCGGTACCCGCCACCACCAACTTCATGGTGATGTACAACTTCGACGCGCTGGACTACTGGCGCTGGGCGCCGGAGCTGGACGTCGTCTCGAACGATCACTATCTGAGGTCGACGGACCCGGAGTCGGAGATCGACATCGCGATGAGCGGCGACCTGGTGCGCTCGCTCGCGGGCAACCGTCCCTGGCTGCTGATGGAGCACTCGACGGGCGCGGTGAACTGGCAGCCCGTCAACAGGGCGAAGACAGCGGGGGAGTTGCGCCGCAACGCCCTCGCGCACGTCGCGCGCGGCGCCGACGGCATCGCCTACTTCCAGTGGCGGGCGGCGAAGGCGGGTGCCGAGCAGTGGCACTCGGCGATGCTGCCGCACGCGGGCACGGACAGCGTCATCTGGCGGGACGTCGTGGCGCTCGGCGCGGACCTGAAGGCGCTGGCGGAGGTGCGCGGCAGCACGGGCACGGCCGAGACGGCGATCGTCTGGGACTGGGACGCGAAGTGGGCGCTCGAACTTCCCTCGCAGCCAAGCGAGTCGATCCGTCACCTGGAGCTGGTCCGCGCCTGGTACGAGCCGCTGTGGCGGGCGGGCGTCGCCGTGGACTTCGTCCGCCCGGACGCGGACCTGTCGGCGTACCGCCTGGTCCTGGCGCCGAGCCTGTACCTGGTCGACGACGCGGGCGCGGCGAACCTGACCGCCTTCGCCGAGCGGGGCGGCACGCTCGCGGTCGGCTTCCACAGCGGGGCGGTGGACGAGAACTGCCATGTACGGCTGGGCGGTTACCCGGGCGCGTTCCGGGAGGCGCTGGGCGTCCGCACGGACGAACTGTTCCCGCTGCTGCCGGGGGAGACGGTCGGCCTGGACGCCGGCGGCACAGGTTCGCTGTGGTCGGAGCGCGTACGCCCGGACGGCGCCGAGGCCGTGGCCTCGTACACGAACGGCCCGCTCGCGGGCGTCCCGGCGGTCATGCGGCACGACCACGGCACGGGCACCGCCTGGTACCTGGCCACCCTCCCCGATCCGGACACCCTGGCGACGCTCCTGGAGCGGGTCCGGGGAGAGGCCGGCGTGCGGCCGGTGGTGAGCGGCGTCCCGGAGGGCATCGAAGCCGTACGGCGCCGTGGACCCGACGCCGACTATCTCTTCCTCATCGACCACCGGGGCGACGGCGCCGAGGTCCCCGTCTCCGCCGACGCCACCGAACTGCTCACGGGCAAGCGGCTGGAGGCGGGTACGGTCACCGTGCCGCCGGGCGGGGTCGTGGTGGTGCGGGAGATCACGACAGGGCCGACGGGTCGGTCCTGA
- a CDS encoding glycoside hydrolase family 36 protein codes for MQHPFTPAATVPVDPRRARVHEEGWQSWSPSGAYALDAAPYRPTNDNWATVCYRPGVTVPAGTFQGEGLLALDPGDGSPVRLWAAPDPVREVPSIRLTPQGAMAEISADGPVKEYTGTDTQTLLGEWAAGLGLPAPRPAPTVWCSWYEYFTAVTEDDVHENLRAMDTLDLPVDVVQIDDGYQRALGDWLALSGRFRSRAGIADTIRARGRRAGIWTAPFLVDPSSELAAGHPDWLVGSADGGFAHAGRNWGHDLRVLDTTHPEAAAYLTDVFRTLRTEGYDYFKVDFLYAGALDGVRHDRSADPLTAYRSGIELIRAAIGPEAYLLGCGAPILPSIGLFDAMRVSPDTAPHRRPEADDYSQPGQDPAEFTGVGRQWQHGRLWVNDPDCLMARPAVETRERWAAHVEATGGLMASSDRLLSLDEWGVNTTRRLLTGVIQ; via the coding sequence GTGCAGCACCCCTTCACCCCTGCCGCCACCGTCCCCGTGGACCCGCGTCGCGCCCGTGTCCACGAGGAGGGCTGGCAGTCCTGGAGCCCCAGCGGCGCCTACGCCCTCGACGCCGCCCCGTACCGCCCGACCAACGACAACTGGGCGACGGTCTGCTACCGCCCGGGCGTCACCGTCCCCGCCGGAACCTTCCAGGGGGAGGGACTGCTGGCCCTCGACCCCGGTGACGGCTCACCGGTACGTCTGTGGGCGGCGCCGGACCCGGTGCGCGAGGTGCCGTCCATCCGGCTCACGCCACAGGGAGCCATGGCCGAGATCAGCGCCGACGGCCCGGTGAAGGAGTACACCGGCACGGACACCCAGACGCTCCTGGGCGAGTGGGCCGCCGGCCTCGGGCTCCCGGCCCCCCGCCCGGCGCCCACCGTCTGGTGCTCCTGGTACGAGTACTTCACGGCCGTCACCGAGGACGACGTCCACGAGAACCTCCGCGCGATGGACACCCTCGACCTGCCCGTCGACGTCGTCCAGATCGACGACGGCTACCAGCGCGCCCTCGGCGACTGGCTCGCCCTCTCCGGCCGCTTCCGCTCCCGCGCCGGCATCGCCGACACCATCCGCGCCCGGGGCCGCCGGGCCGGCATCTGGACGGCTCCCTTCCTGGTCGACCCGAGCAGCGAACTGGCCGCCGGGCACCCCGACTGGCTGGTCGGGTCCGCCGACGGCGGCTTCGCGCACGCCGGCCGCAACTGGGGCCACGACCTGCGGGTCCTGGACACCACCCACCCCGAGGCGGCGGCCTACCTGACGGACGTCTTCCGGACCCTGCGCACCGAGGGCTACGACTACTTCAAGGTCGACTTCCTGTACGCGGGCGCGCTGGACGGCGTCCGGCACGACCGGTCCGCGGACCCCCTGACGGCATACCGTTCAGGCATCGAACTCATCCGGGCGGCGATCGGCCCGGAGGCCTACCTCCTGGGCTGCGGCGCGCCGATCCTCCCCTCAATCGGTCTGTTCGACGCGATGCGGGTCAGCCCCGACACGGCCCCGCACCGCCGTCCCGAGGCCGACGACTACAGCCAGCCCGGCCAGGACCCGGCCGAGTTCACGGGCGTCGGCCGCCAGTGGCAGCACGGCCGCCTCTGGGTCAACGACCCCGACTGCCTGATGGCCCGCCCGGCCGTGGAGACCCGTGAGCGGTGGGCCGCGCACGTGGAGGCGACGGGCGGCCTGATGGCCTCCAGCGACCGGCTGCTGTCGCTCGACGAGTGGGGCGTGAACACCACGCGCCGACTTCTGACGGGAGTCATCCAGTGA
- a CDS encoding carbohydrate ABC transporter permease: MSATLTAKQRTPVRPARILLHTFLAVTALAWVAPLLWALFAALRPYAETSTKGYVSWPDKLGFDNFTNAFQQSDMLHYFGNTLLIAVPAVLLTLFLSSCVAFYVSRFDFRVNLFLLLVFTAGNLLPQQVIITPLYRLYLLVDLPGITTSGKLYDSALGLVLIHVAFQSGFCAFVLSNYMRSLPHELTEAALVDGASVWRLYWQIVLPLCKPAMAALATLLSIWIYNDFFWAIVLISTGENMPITSALNNLSGQYFTDPNLVAAGALLTAIPTLIVYFVLQRQFVSGLTLGANKG, translated from the coding sequence ATGAGCGCGACCCTCACGGCCAAGCAGCGCACCCCCGTCCGCCCAGCCCGGATCCTGCTGCACACCTTCCTCGCCGTCACCGCCCTGGCCTGGGTGGCACCCCTGCTGTGGGCGCTGTTCGCGGCCCTGCGCCCGTACGCCGAGACCAGCACCAAGGGCTACGTCTCCTGGCCCGACAAACTCGGCTTCGACAACTTCACCAACGCCTTCCAGCAGTCGGACATGCTGCACTACTTCGGCAACACGCTGCTCATCGCCGTCCCGGCCGTGCTGCTGACCCTGTTCCTGTCCTCCTGCGTGGCCTTCTACGTCAGCCGCTTCGACTTCCGCGTCAACCTGTTCCTGCTGCTCGTCTTCACGGCCGGCAACCTGCTCCCGCAGCAGGTCATCATCACCCCGCTGTACCGCCTGTACCTGCTCGTCGACCTGCCCGGCATCACGACGAGCGGCAAACTGTACGACTCCGCGCTCGGCCTGGTCCTGATCCACGTGGCGTTCCAGTCCGGCTTCTGCGCCTTCGTGCTGAGCAACTACATGCGCTCCCTCCCGCACGAGCTGACCGAGGCCGCCCTCGTCGACGGCGCCTCCGTCTGGCGCCTGTACTGGCAGATCGTGCTGCCCCTGTGCAAGCCCGCGATGGCCGCCCTGGCGACCCTGCTCTCCATCTGGATCTACAACGACTTCTTCTGGGCGATCGTGCTGATCTCCACCGGCGAGAACATGCCGATCACCTCGGCCCTGAACAACCTCTCCGGCCAGTACTTCACCGACCCCAACCTGGTCGCCGCCGGCGCCCTGCTCACCGCGATCCCCACACTGATCGTGTACTTCGTGCTCCAGCGCCAGTTCGTCAGCGGCCTCACCCTGGGCGCCAACAAGGGCTGA
- a CDS encoding carbohydrate ABC transporter permease yields MTVDTTKTPEAAAVPPPGTASPKKRVPQGHRRLLTRRDRLTLGLMAGVPTILHVALVWVTALASIALAFTTWDGIGFDSIKWVGLDNFKELFSNNPQFWPAVEHNVIWFVVLILIPTPFGLFLAVQLDKKIRFSRVYQTALFLPVVVSLAVTGFVWQLVYNPDTGLINSLIGANKPGHYIDWIGDPHLNLWAILIAASWRHAGYMMILYLAGLKSVDPALREASALDGANEWQTFKNVIFPTLRPTNTVVLVVTIIEALRAFDLVFVFNKGAQGTELLSILVTNNIIGESSRIGYGSAIAVVLLVISLAVIIPYLISTFRKERRA; encoded by the coding sequence ATGACCGTGGACACCACGAAGACCCCGGAGGCGGCCGCCGTGCCGCCTCCGGGCACCGCATCCCCGAAGAAGCGGGTTCCGCAGGGCCACCGGCGCCTGCTGACCCGCCGCGACCGGCTCACGCTCGGCCTGATGGCCGGCGTGCCGACGATCCTGCACGTGGCCCTCGTCTGGGTCACCGCGCTGGCCTCCATCGCCCTGGCCTTCACCACCTGGGACGGCATCGGCTTCGACTCGATCAAGTGGGTCGGGCTGGACAACTTCAAGGAGCTGTTCAGCAACAACCCGCAGTTCTGGCCCGCCGTCGAGCACAACGTCATCTGGTTCGTCGTGCTCATCCTGATCCCGACGCCGTTCGGACTGTTCCTGGCGGTCCAGCTGGACAAGAAGATCCGCTTCAGCCGGGTCTACCAGACCGCGTTGTTCCTGCCCGTCGTGGTCTCCCTGGCGGTCACCGGCTTCGTCTGGCAACTCGTCTACAACCCGGACACAGGCCTGATCAACAGCCTCATCGGCGCGAACAAGCCCGGCCACTACATCGACTGGATCGGCGACCCGCACCTCAACCTGTGGGCCATCCTCATCGCCGCGTCCTGGCGCCACGCCGGCTACATGATGATCCTCTACCTGGCCGGCCTCAAAAGCGTCGACCCGGCCCTGCGCGAGGCCTCCGCGCTGGACGGCGCCAACGAGTGGCAGACGTTCAAGAACGTCATCTTCCCCACCCTGCGGCCCACGAACACCGTCGTCCTCGTCGTGACGATCATCGAGGCCCTGCGCGCCTTCGACCTGGTCTTCGTCTTCAACAAGGGCGCCCAGGGCACCGAACTGCTGTCGATCCTGGTCACCAACAACATCATCGGCGAGTCCAGCCGCATCGGATACGGCTCGGCGATCGCCGTCGTCCTGCTGGTGATCTCCCTCGCCGTGATCATCCCCTACCTGATCTCCACCTTCCGGAAGGAGCGGCGAGCATGA
- a CDS encoding ABC transporter substrate-binding protein yields the protein MHHVTPSGRLSLPALPSASRRAVLRGIGGAAVLGAGIPLLSACGGSGTSSDPKTVTLGSNASDAVPKKAFAEIYAAFKKQSGITVDVNTKDHNTFQEQINSYLQGTPDDVFNWFAGYRMQFFAGKKLATPIDDVWQTIGGNFPDAMKALSKGEDGKYYFVPLYTYPWALFYRKSVFQQHGYTVPTTWDQLVALCKQMKKDGLVPIAFGDKDAWPALGTFDQINFRTNGYDFHVELMAGKASWTDAKVRKTFDHWAELLPYHQDGAVGRTWQDAAQTLVSKKAGMYLLGTFVAQQFTNQADADDLDFFAFPEIDPTYGQETVEAPTDGFMLSKAPKSKASAVKLLEYLGTPEAEAIYLKADPSVVAASSKADTSSYTALQKKAYAMISGAKHLTQFMDRDSRPDFTSTVMQPALQKFVRDPKGIDSLLTSIERQKKTIFASG from the coding sequence ATGCACCACGTCACCCCCTCTGGCCGCCTCTCCCTCCCCGCCCTTCCCTCGGCGAGCCGCCGCGCCGTACTGCGTGGCATAGGCGGCGCGGCCGTCCTCGGCGCCGGCATCCCCCTCCTGTCGGCCTGCGGCGGCAGCGGCACCTCGTCGGACCCGAAGACCGTCACCCTCGGCTCCAACGCCTCCGACGCCGTCCCGAAGAAGGCGTTCGCCGAGATCTACGCGGCCTTCAAGAAGCAGTCCGGGATCACGGTCGACGTGAACACCAAGGACCACAACACGTTCCAGGAGCAGATCAACTCCTACCTCCAGGGCACCCCGGACGACGTGTTCAACTGGTTCGCCGGCTACCGCATGCAGTTCTTCGCGGGCAAGAAGCTCGCCACCCCCATCGACGACGTGTGGCAGACCATCGGCGGCAACTTCCCCGACGCGATGAAGGCGCTCAGCAAGGGCGAGGACGGCAAGTACTACTTCGTGCCGCTGTACACGTACCCCTGGGCGCTCTTCTACCGGAAGAGCGTGTTCCAGCAGCACGGCTACACCGTCCCCACCACCTGGGACCAGCTGGTCGCCCTGTGCAAGCAGATGAAGAAGGACGGCCTGGTCCCGATCGCCTTCGGCGACAAGGACGCCTGGCCCGCGCTCGGCACGTTCGACCAGATCAACTTCCGCACCAACGGCTACGACTTCCACGTCGAGCTGATGGCGGGCAAGGCCTCCTGGACCGACGCCAAGGTCCGCAAGACCTTCGACCACTGGGCCGAGCTGCTCCCCTACCACCAGGACGGCGCCGTCGGCCGCACCTGGCAGGACGCCGCCCAGACCCTCGTCTCCAAGAAGGCCGGCATGTACCTGCTGGGCACCTTCGTGGCGCAGCAGTTCACCAACCAAGCCGACGCCGACGACCTCGACTTCTTCGCCTTCCCGGAGATCGACCCGACGTACGGCCAGGAGACGGTCGAGGCGCCCACCGACGGCTTCATGCTCTCCAAGGCCCCGAAGAGCAAGGCGTCCGCCGTCAAGCTCCTGGAGTACCTGGGCACCCCGGAGGCCGAGGCGATCTACCTCAAGGCCGACCCGAGCGTCGTCGCCGCCTCGTCCAAGGCCGACACCTCCTCGTACACCGCGCTGCAGAAGAAGGCGTACGCGATGATCAGCGGCGCCAAGCACCTCACGCAGTTCATGGACCGCGACAGCCGGCCGGACTTCACCTCGACGGTGATGCAGCCGGCGCTGCAGAAGTTCGTCCGCGACCCCAAGGGCATCGACAGCCTGCTGACGTCGATCGAGCGCCAGAAGAAGACGATCTTCGCGTCCGGCTGA